The Chelonoidis abingdonii isolate Lonesome George chromosome 12, CheloAbing_2.0, whole genome shotgun sequence DNA segment CTGACGCTCTGGTTCCCCAGGTGCGACGCACGACACCCGAGCTGTGACCCAGGCGGCGCCAGATGCGTGGGGGCTCGCCGGCTGCAGCGCCAGGGGCAGATTGCTGGTGACCAGTGCCGCGGGGCCAGATCCGTGGACCCAACGCATCCGGAAAGTGCCGCTCCAAACAGCCACTGGAGCCCCCCTGACGCGCACCACAGGGCCGCCCCGTCACCAAGGCCGAGtgcagaggtgggggctggggggcagaggggctgggagctgggaggaggcTGAGAGTTGGGGGAGGTGGCTGGGGTTCTGGAGGGTGTACTGGGGCCATGTGGGGTGTCTGGGGGTCAGTGGAAGATGGGTGGCCTTGTGGGGtgttgggggctgtggggggtgtCTGGGGGCCATAGGGGACGTGTTTTGGGACCAGGGAGGCAGGGGGTATCTGGGAGTCGGGGTGGGGTTTTCGGTACCAGGGGAGGCGGGGGgtgtctggggctggggggtgtctGTATGCgttggagggaggtgggggccaTGGAGGTGTCAGGGTGGCGGGGGGTGTCCAGGTGccggggggaggtgggggtgctcgggggaggctggaggggaatgtctgggtgtgtgggggaggtgtCGGGGGGCCAGTTGGGGGACCCAGAAACAGAACCATCCCTGTCCCCAGGCAGCGATCCAGTTGCCCGGGCCCGCTGGAGTTCGACAACGGGACTTCACCCGCGCCGCCAGCCCGCGCTAGCAAACATCAGCCAGACGCTGACCTTCGAGTGCTTCGAGGGGTAACATCCGCTGCGCGCCCCGCACAACGATCCTGCCTAGCCCAACGGCAAGTTGGAGACGGGGGGACAGCCATCATGCGACGACGGAGGTGAAGGGAGCGCGAGTGCCGGACATGCCTCCGAACGGCCCTGACCATGGGCTACATAACACGCCCCTGGCACGCCCCAACACAGGCTGACACACCAGACGTGCCCCAACAGGTCTAATGCCCAGACAAAGCCCACACAAAAGGATAATGGTGCCCCCATACAGCTAACAACAGCTACGCAACCCCAATGGAGGCTGACACAGGCCCAGACATGGCCTTCGACACGGGCTAGACACGCCCCGAAGCAGGGGCCGACAAGGGCTGAACACCCTCTCCCCAGAGAGGGCCATGCCGGACCCCGGCATCCCCCATCGGGGCGATGAAGGACGGCAGACTACCGGTGGGAGGAATCGGGTCCGGTACGTGCGGCCGGGCTCATCATGGTTCGGCGTCCAAAAGAACGGACCTGCAGGAGTGCCGGCGCCTGGAGCGGGACAACAACCGAGTGTCAGgtgatgggatgggggggagcgtggggggggtcaggggaggGGTGGTGATGGGGAGAGTGATCCCCAGTTTTCTCAGGTACCCCCCCTTCCTGCCCCGCCCAGACTNNNNNNNNNNNNNNNNNNNNNNNNNNNNNNNNNNNNNNNNNNNNNNNNNNNNNNNNNNNNNNNNNNNNNNNNNNNNNNNNNNNNNNNNNNNNNNNNNNNNNNNNNNNNNNNNNNNNNNNNNNNNNNNNNNNNNNNNNNNNNNNNNNNNNNNNNNNNNNNNNNNNNNNNNNNNNNNNNNNNNNNNNNNNNNNNNNNNNNNNNNNNNNNNNNNNNNNNNNNNNNNNNNNNNNNNNNNNNNNNNNNNNNNNNNNNNNtggggagggggtggggcaccctgctggggggtgtggggtgcagcggGGGGGCTCTGCCGGGGAAGGGGGGTCCGGCTGCCCActgacccccccgccccgcccagcGGAGAACGTGAAGCGGAAGATCGTGATCGAGGCCGGCGGCTCCATGAACATTTACCTGGTGCTCGACGCCTCGGAcagcgtgggggaggggaacttCTCCCGCGCCCGCGACGTCCTGGTCCAGCTCATCGAGAAGGTGGGgacctgcccccccaaacccccaACATCTCCTAGCACCCACCTGGCCCCATGGGAATCCCCCAAACCCTGGGGACCCCCAACATCCTCTAGTGCCCACCAGGCCCCATGGAAACCCTCCCTTGCTCCCCCCATTGCCTAATGCCCATCTGGCGCCATGggaaccccctgccccctgaaAACCCAGCTCCTCGGGCGCCCCGCAACCTTCACCAGCCACCCAAAGCCCCCAGCAGCTTGGGCCGCCCTCAACCCCCCTCCCCATATCCCCAACACCAGCACCCCTGGGGCCTGCCAGCACCCCCAAACCTCTGGTACCCCTCACCCTCCCTGGGGATCCCCCTTGGACCTCACaagccccagccccctggggtttgggggcccccaACTGCCCCTGCACCCGGGGGGCAACACCCCCGCCCCATGCCCAGTGGGTGCCCCCGGCCCCCCTGCCCTGACGCTCGCCTTCCCCCCCAGATCTCCAGCTATGGGGTCTTTCCCCGCTACGGGGTCCTGACCTTCGCCACCGACCCCCACATCGTGGTGAGCACCGTGAGCCCCCAGAGCAGTGACGCCGACTGGGTCAGCAACAAGCTGGGAGACCTGAAATACGAGAGTGAGTCCGGGGgcctggggggtgcagggggctctgCGGGGGGCCCGGCCGCCCTGacccccctgtgcccccccagGCCACGCGCTGCGCAGCGGAACCAACACCAGGGCCGCGCTGGAGGCCGTTCACAACATGATCATCCAGCAGGAGCAGGACGAGATTCGCAAGGGCCACAAGGTGGCGCCGGTCGCCAACTCCACCCGCCACGTGCTGGTCCTCATGACCGATGGTGAGAccccctgtaccccaaaccctctGTACCCCCAAACCCCAACTCCGCCCGCCACGTGCTGGTCCTCATGACCGATGTTGAGCCCCCCTGTACCCCCAACCTCTCTGTACCCCAACCCCTCTGTACTCCAAACCCCGGAACCCCCAAACCCTCTGTACCCCCAAACCCCAACTCAGCCCGCCACGTGCTGGTCCTCATGACCGATGGTGAGACCCCCtgtacccccaaccccctgtaCCCCCAAACCCCAACTCCGCCCGCCACGTGCTGGTCCTCATGACCGATGAGCGTCTGTGGAAAATTCCCCCCATGCCTTTTGCCCCCCAGACCTCCCCAGCCCCCTAGCAGGGAATcgcctcccagagcctgctgaATCTCCCCCAGCCCCCGGATCTCCGCCTCACACGCCCCCAGAAAGGATCCCCCAGGCTCAACTGTCacctcccaggccagcagcagggatCCCCCAGGTTCCCACAacctcctgctccccactggggactgccaccccccccccagctgcctcGAACCATCTTCTTCTCCCCCAGGCGACTGGGGGGGCCCCCCTATCATCGCCAAGGGGCAAAACGCTACATCCAGGTGAGTGCTGCCCCCCGCTCGTCCGCTTCCCGCCCCGTCCTCCCCCCCATACCTGCCCTGGGGCTAGTGGGACCcagtgccccccagaggggacaggctcctgtcccattcccacccccctgagccagccagtccctgccctggtgCCGGGTAGGAGCTAgggccccccagaggggacaggcccctgccccatttcctgcccccctgagccagccagtccctgccctggggccggtgggagccggcgccccccagaggggacaggcccctgccccagtccctgccccactgagccagccaatccctgccctggggccaggtgggagccggcgccccccagaggggacaggtccctgccccagtccctgccccactgagccagccaatccctgctctggggctggatggAGCCGGCCtcccccagaggggacagacccctgccccattcccgcccctgagccagccagtccctgccttgGGGCCGAGTGCGAGCCGGCACCCCCCAGAGGGGATGgacctctgccccagtccctgccTCATTCCCTGCCCCACTGAGCCAGGAAGTCCCTGCCCTGGGTCTAGTGGGACCCGGCGCCCCCGAGAAGGGACAGATCCCCGCCTCCTGCCAGTGGGGGGAGCTGTCCCCTGTGTTCTGCCTGCCCCTGACTCCCCCGTTTCCCCCCCAGGTGGGCGTGATCAGCTGGGGCGTGTTCGATGTCTGCAAGGTCCCCAACCGCAAGGCCCCGGCCCACGCCCGCGACTTCCACCTCAACCTCTTCACCGTGCTGCCCTGGCTGCGGGACAAGCTGGCCGAGGAGGAGCTGGGCTTCATCTGAGGGGGGCCGGGGGGACCCcaacctgcccccagccccttccgCACGGGTGGCCCCCCCGCCGCCCTGTAAATAAAGGTTcaattcccagccctgctgcaccgtgCGGCTGGGAGGCCCATGAAGAGAACTCGTCTCGTGACTGGGGGGCTgggcgggggcagcagggggctctgcccgggcagtcagggctccccattgccccagggcagcactaggggctgggctgcagggcgtggggggcagcagggggctctgcccaggcagtcagggctccccatggccccagggtggcgctgggagcagggtggggggcaggcagacTCAGGTGGGTGCCGTTTCAGTGGGTTTATTAAGGTGCTAACGAGCCCCCCTGCGGGCTCAGAACAGGTCCTCATTGTAGACCACCTGCGAGCGCCGGTCCCGGTGGGAGCCCTTCGCACTGTTCTTCACggctgggggagggatgggggggttaGTGCCGGCTGGGGAGACCCCCCCACCAGGATAGAACCCAGCTCCCAACCAccagccgggagagaacccaggagtccggggtcccagcccctgctgctctaacccaccagcccccactcccctcccagagccgggagagaacccaggagtccgggctcccagcccccgctgctctgacccaccagcccccctcccctcccagagctggggagagaacccaggagtcctggctcccagccccaactCCCGTCccggagctgggagagaacccaggagtcctggctcccagccccccctgctctaaccactaggcatcactcccctcccagagctggggagagaacccaggaggccGGGCTCCCAACCCCCTCGCTCcaaccaccagcccctactcccctcccagggctggggagagaacccaggcgtcctggctcccagccctctgctctaaccaccagcccccactcccctctgagctgaggagagaacccaggagtcctggctcccagcccccctgctctaaccaccagcccccactccccccctagagccgggagagaacccaggagtcctggctcccagccccccagctctaaccaccagcccccactcccctgatgCCCAGGCCCCGTGGTGCCGTACGGCGGAAGCTGGTGTCCCTCTCACGGTCCCGGTCCCTCTCGCGGCTCCGCTCCCGGCTGCGGTCCCGGTCGTAGTCCCACTCAAATGTGCGCAGCCCCTCGCCGCGCTCCGGCTCCTTCTCAGGGTCCCGCTCGTCCTCCGGCTCCTTCTCAGGGTCCCGC contains these protein-coding regions:
- the LOC142047600 gene encoding complement factor B-like, translating into MKDGRLPVGGIGSGTCGRAHHGSASKRTDLQECRRLERDNNRVSAENVKRKIVIEAGGSMNIYLVLDASDSVGEGNFSRARDVLVQLIEKISSYGVFPRYGVLTFATDPHIVVSTVSPQSSDADWVSNKLGDLKYESHALRSGTNTRAALEAVHNMIIQQEQDEIRKGHKVAPVANSTRHVLVLMTDGETPCTPNPLYPQTPTPPATCWSS